One region of Baekduia soli genomic DNA includes:
- a CDS encoding c-type cytochrome, whose product MSAARQHHRLRPRALIGGVLAVVLALGAAPAGAQPPVGIVRPDPAQERTMSPAQLGAQLFAGNCASCHGDRGQGVLPGTQPNGVGDVKAAGPSLRGVGALAVDFYLRTGYMPLGRPGAQPERSRVLLRDNEIRALITYVGSLGKGPPVPRVDVQAGNLGEGRELFTEHCAGCHQVVAQGGVVTGARVPPLEKATPQQVAEAIRIGPYLMPHFDKRQISDAQVQSIARYVQWTHSPDDAGGWGLGNLGPFSEGIVTWLVAIVVLIATCIVIAWRRT is encoded by the coding sequence ATGAGCGCCGCGCGGCAGCACCACCGCCTCCGGCCCCGCGCGCTGATCGGCGGCGTGCTGGCGGTCGTGCTCGCGCTGGGCGCCGCGCCCGCCGGCGCCCAGCCCCCCGTGGGCATCGTGCGCCCCGACCCCGCCCAGGAGCGCACGATGAGCCCCGCCCAGCTCGGCGCCCAGCTGTTCGCCGGCAACTGTGCGAGCTGCCACGGCGACCGAGGCCAGGGCGTCCTCCCCGGCACGCAGCCCAACGGCGTCGGCGACGTCAAGGCGGCGGGCCCCTCGCTGCGCGGCGTCGGCGCGCTGGCCGTCGACTTCTACCTGCGCACGGGCTACATGCCGCTCGGCCGCCCCGGCGCCCAGCCCGAGCGCAGCCGCGTCCTCCTGCGCGACAACGAGATCCGGGCGCTGATCACGTATGTGGGCTCGCTGGGGAAGGGCCCGCCGGTGCCGCGGGTCGACGTGCAGGCCGGCAACCTGGGCGAGGGACGGGAGCTGTTCACCGAGCACTGCGCCGGCTGCCACCAGGTCGTCGCCCAGGGCGGCGTCGTCACGGGCGCGCGCGTCCCACCGCTGGAGAAGGCCACGCCCCAGCAGGTCGCCGAGGCCATCCGCATCGGTCCGTACCTGATGCCGCACTTCGACAAGCGCCAGATCAGCGACGCGCAGGTGCAGTCGATCGCGCGCTACGTCCAGTGGACGCACAGCCCGGACGACGCCGGCGGCTGGGGCCTGGGCAACCTCGGGCCGTTCTCGGAGGGCATCGTCACGTGGCTCGTGGCCATCGTCGTGCTCATCGCCACGTGCATCGTCATCGCCTGGAGGCGGACATGA
- a CDS encoding cytochrome c oxidase subunit II produces the protein MVVAVALAGCGDNGQNALDPNSGPSRDIATLWWGMLIAATVVFAGAAALLWVAYLRRARKGLPRLGEDDRTARGLVVGFGVAIPIVVLVALFAVANFTVIAKTQAPAAGSTRMTIQIIGHQWFWEVRYPGSKAVTANEIHIPSRTRVDVVATTADVIHSLWVPEINRKIDMIPGHRNHILFYADHDGVFRGQCAEYCGLQHAHMSMKVIAEPPARFAAWLRTMASPRRAPATPETQRGEQVFLANACASCHAIRGTPADGTIGPDLTHLATRGTLAALTIPNTRAALTRWIRDPQHIKPGSKMPHIDLGDRDLQAVVAYLQSLR, from the coding sequence ATGGTCGTCGCGGTCGCCCTGGCCGGCTGCGGCGACAACGGCCAGAACGCGCTGGATCCCAACAGCGGCCCGTCGCGGGACATCGCCACGCTGTGGTGGGGCATGCTCATCGCCGCGACGGTCGTGTTCGCCGGCGCGGCCGCCCTGCTCTGGGTCGCCTACCTGCGCCGCGCCCGGAAGGGGCTTCCGCGCCTGGGCGAGGACGACAGGACCGCGCGCGGCCTCGTCGTCGGCTTCGGCGTGGCGATCCCGATCGTCGTGCTCGTCGCGCTGTTCGCCGTGGCGAACTTCACCGTGATCGCCAAGACGCAGGCGCCGGCCGCGGGGAGCACGCGGATGACGATCCAGATCATCGGCCACCAGTGGTTCTGGGAGGTGCGCTACCCCGGCTCGAAGGCCGTCACCGCGAACGAGATCCACATCCCGTCTCGCACGCGCGTCGACGTCGTGGCCACCACGGCCGACGTGATCCACAGCCTCTGGGTGCCGGAGATCAACCGCAAGATCGACATGATCCCCGGCCACCGCAACCACATCCTGTTCTATGCCGACCACGACGGCGTCTTCCGCGGGCAGTGCGCGGAGTACTGCGGTCTGCAGCACGCGCACATGTCGATGAAGGTCATCGCCGAGCCGCCGGCGCGCTTCGCGGCCTGGCTGCGCACCATGGCCTCGCCTCGCCGCGCGCCCGCGACCCCCGAGACCCAGCGCGGCGAGCAGGTCTTCCTGGCCAACGCGTGCGCGAGCTGCCACGCGATCCGCGGCACGCCGGCGGACGGCACCATCGGTCCCGACCTGACCCACCTGGCGACGCGCGGGACGCTGGCCGCGCTGACGATCCCGAACACCCGCGCCGCGCTGACGCGCTGGATCCGCGATCCCCAGCACATCAAGCCCGGCAGCAAGATGCCTCACATCGACCTCGGCGACCGCGACCTGCAGGCGGTCGTGGCCTACCTGCAGAGCCTGCGCTGA
- a CDS encoding PPC domain-containing DNA-binding protein, which produces MHAHHLRHAHDNRTDALVFDAGDEVIALLSEWCRDERLPGARFTAIGAFSQATVGWFDWDARSYRDISFDEQVEVLSLMGDVAADPEGRPSVHAHVVLGRSDGAAVGGHLLRAVVRPTLELVIDVVPAHLRKRVDDRSGLALIDLEAGAGH; this is translated from the coding sequence ATGCACGCCCATCATCTCCGTCACGCCCACGACAACCGCACCGACGCGCTGGTCTTCGATGCCGGCGACGAGGTCATCGCCCTCCTCTCGGAGTGGTGTCGCGACGAGCGTCTGCCCGGCGCTCGCTTCACCGCGATCGGCGCGTTCTCACAGGCCACCGTCGGGTGGTTCGACTGGGACGCCAGGTCCTACCGGGATATCAGCTTCGACGAGCAGGTCGAGGTCCTCTCCCTCATGGGCGACGTCGCAGCCGACCCCGAGGGCCGCCCGAGCGTGCACGCCCATGTCGTCCTGGGCCGCTCCGACGGTGCCGCGGTCGGCGGGCATCTCCTTCGGGCCGTGGTGCGCCCGACACTCGAGCTCGTGATCGACGTCGTGCCCGCCCACCTGCGCAAGCGGGTCGATGACCGATCGGGGCTCGCGCTCATCGACCTCGAGGCAGGGGCCGGTCACTGA
- the ctaD gene encoding cytochrome c oxidase subunit I, with protein MSAIASATPAGQARVQRLERIWAERPGLVGWLTTTDHKRIGLLYLFASLVFFAAGGVEALLVRTQLAAPNQHVLGPAAYDETFTMHGITMIFLFVIPITTGAFGNYLLPLMIGARDMAFPRLNALSFWLFAGSGLFLYMSMIVGQAPSAGWFNYVPLASRAYSPDKGIDFYSYGLIFNAIASTAASVNFIVTIFKLRAPGMSLNRMPLFCYAFLAVSFSLLFALPFLSVALILLELDRQLGFHFYDAAAGGDPLLWQHLFWLFGHPEVYIIILPAFGFATSIIPTFVRRRMVAFPLVALAELLVGFLGFGVWAHHMFAVGLSTSTTTYFAAASLIIVIPSAIQIFAWITTILTGLPRFTTPLLFIIGFILFFLLGGLTGIMFAAIPFDQQLTDTYFVVAHFHFVIFGAAVFPILGGLFYWFPKVTGRLYHERTGQISFWITFVGTLLTFFPMHILGLLGMPRRDYTYPSGLGWGGFNLLETIGAYVLTAGLLLIVGNLLYSLRRGAPAGNDPWSGATLEWSTTSPPPAYNFPVIPVVSSAYAMWDEDDRRADAARLNRGELVLERGHETVASTVQDGDWDEVLTMPSESPWPITLAIAVTAMFAMLLLEHFVTAGVFGGVALLALLGWHTTEPQES; from the coding sequence ATGTCCGCGATCGCGTCTGCGACCCCCGCCGGCCAGGCCCGCGTGCAGCGCCTCGAGCGGATCTGGGCCGAGCGGCCCGGCCTGGTCGGCTGGCTCACGACGACCGACCACAAGCGCATCGGGCTCCTCTATCTGTTCGCGAGCCTCGTGTTCTTCGCCGCCGGCGGCGTCGAGGCGCTCCTCGTCCGCACCCAGCTGGCCGCCCCGAACCAGCACGTGCTCGGCCCCGCCGCCTACGACGAGACCTTCACGATGCACGGGATCACGATGATCTTCCTCTTCGTGATCCCGATCACCACGGGGGCCTTCGGGAACTACCTGCTGCCGTTGATGATCGGCGCGCGCGACATGGCCTTCCCACGGCTGAACGCGCTGTCGTTCTGGCTGTTCGCCGGTTCGGGACTGTTCCTCTACATGTCGATGATCGTCGGGCAGGCGCCGTCGGCCGGCTGGTTCAACTACGTGCCGCTCGCCTCGCGCGCGTACAGCCCCGACAAGGGCATCGACTTCTACTCCTACGGGTTGATCTTCAACGCGATCGCGAGCACCGCGGCGTCCGTCAACTTCATCGTCACCATCTTCAAGCTGCGCGCGCCGGGCATGTCGCTGAACCGCATGCCGCTGTTCTGCTACGCCTTCCTGGCGGTGTCGTTCTCGCTGCTGTTCGCGCTGCCGTTCCTCAGCGTCGCGCTGATCCTGCTCGAGCTCGACCGACAACTCGGCTTCCACTTCTACGACGCCGCCGCGGGCGGCGACCCCCTCCTGTGGCAGCACCTCTTCTGGCTCTTCGGCCACCCCGAGGTGTACATCATCATCCTCCCGGCCTTCGGGTTCGCGACCTCCATCATCCCCACCTTCGTCCGCCGCCGGATGGTGGCCTTCCCGCTCGTCGCACTGGCCGAGCTGCTGGTGGGCTTCCTCGGCTTCGGCGTCTGGGCGCACCACATGTTCGCCGTCGGCCTGTCGACGTCGACGACGACCTACTTCGCCGCGGCCAGCCTGATCATCGTCATCCCCAGCGCGATCCAGATCTTCGCCTGGATCACGACGATCCTGACCGGTCTGCCGCGGTTCACCACGCCGCTGCTGTTCATCATCGGCTTCATCCTGTTCTTCCTGCTGGGCGGACTGACCGGGATCATGTTCGCGGCGATCCCGTTCGATCAGCAGCTGACCGACACCTACTTCGTCGTCGCGCACTTCCACTTCGTGATCTTCGGCGCCGCGGTGTTCCCGATCCTCGGCGGTCTCTTCTACTGGTTCCCCAAGGTGACCGGGCGGCTGTACCACGAGCGCACCGGGCAGATCAGCTTCTGGATCACGTTCGTGGGGACGCTGCTCACGTTCTTCCCCATGCACATCCTCGGCCTGCTCGGGATGCCTCGGCGTGACTACACCTACCCGTCCGGACTGGGCTGGGGCGGCTTCAACCTGCTGGAGACGATCGGGGCCTACGTGCTGACCGCCGGGTTGCTGCTGATCGTGGGCAACCTGCTCTACAGCCTGCGCCGTGGCGCGCCGGCCGGCAACGACCCGTGGTCGGGCGCCACGCTGGAGTGGTCGACGACCTCGCCGCCCCCGGCCTACAACTTCCCGGTCATCCCCGTCGTGTCCAGCGCCTACGCGATGTGGGACGAGGACGACCGGCGCGCCGACGCGGCACGTCTGAACCGCGGCGAGCTCGTCCTCGAGCGCGGGCACGAGACGGTGGCCTCCACCGTCCAGGACGGCGACTGGGACGAGGTGCTCACGATGCCCTCCGAGTCGCCCTGGCCGATCACGCTGGCCATTGCGGTCACGGCGATGTTCGCGATGCTGCTGCTCGAGCACTTCGTGACCGCGGGCGTGTTCGGTGGCGTAGCGCTGCTCGCGCTGCTCGGATGGCATACGACCGAGCCGCAGGAGTCATGA
- a CDS encoding SCO family protein produces MSRIERIGRALLAVGAVLVVADVVAFLGLGVGRGTKQAGAVPTSSLAEGVAVDRPVGSLGLRDERGRPTSLAAFRGRYLVIAPSLTLCREVCPLTTGALEGLRRRLQDDGLGDRVVVAEATVDPWRDSPARVRAWKRRTGATIRYLTGSPAQIHRLWSALGIAYRRTPEGVPADTDSWTHRPLRFDVQHSDGVFVVDPRGRLRVAITGMPRVGVLPKRLTAMLDATGRENLLHPRAPWTVEGLYADLLAVMGRPAAPGAGAGAAPTAAEARAALTGSPAPLAALHAQGGRLLDGGTAAFRARLAALRGRPVVVNAWASWCPPCRTELPLLAGAAARFGRQVAFLGLDVNDQAAAGRRLLAAAQPSYPSYAGASGAAGSGLPGFFGLPTTFFLDRAGRVIATHQGEYRDRATLDADIRRHLLAGIGSG; encoded by the coding sequence GTGTCGCGCATCGAACGCATCGGGCGCGCGTTGCTGGCTGTCGGCGCCGTGCTCGTCGTGGCCGACGTCGTGGCCTTCCTGGGCCTTGGCGTGGGGCGTGGTACGAAGCAGGCTGGGGCGGTCCCGACCTCGTCGCTGGCCGAGGGCGTCGCTGTCGACCGGCCGGTCGGGTCCCTCGGCCTGCGCGACGAGCGCGGGCGCCCGACGTCCCTGGCGGCGTTTCGCGGCCGTTATCTCGTCATCGCCCCGTCGCTCACGCTCTGCCGCGAGGTGTGCCCGCTGACGACCGGTGCCCTGGAAGGTCTGCGCCGCCGGCTGCAGGACGACGGTCTCGGCGACCGGGTCGTCGTGGCCGAGGCGACGGTCGACCCTTGGCGTGACTCGCCCGCGCGCGTGCGCGCGTGGAAGCGGCGCACGGGCGCCACGATCCGCTACCTCACGGGGTCCCCCGCGCAGATCCACCGACTGTGGAGCGCGCTGGGCATCGCCTACCGACGCACGCCGGAGGGCGTCCCGGCGGACACCGACTCGTGGACGCACCGCCCGCTGCGCTTCGACGTCCAGCACAGCGACGGGGTCTTCGTCGTCGACCCGCGCGGCCGGTTGCGCGTCGCCATCACGGGGATGCCCCGCGTCGGCGTCCTGCCAAAGCGGCTGACCGCGATGCTCGACGCGACCGGGCGTGAGAACCTGCTCCATCCGCGGGCGCCGTGGACCGTCGAGGGCCTGTACGCCGACCTGCTGGCCGTCATGGGCCGGCCCGCCGCGCCGGGCGCGGGCGCGGGCGCCGCGCCGACCGCGGCCGAGGCCCGGGCCGCGCTGACGGGCTCCCCGGCGCCGCTGGCCGCGCTGCACGCCCAGGGCGGCCGCCTGCTGGATGGCGGCACCGCCGCCTTCCGCGCGCGGCTGGCGGCGCTGCGCGGCCGGCCCGTGGTCGTCAACGCCTGGGCGTCGTGGTGCCCGCCGTGCCGGACCGAGCTGCCGCTGCTGGCGGGCGCCGCCGCGCGCTTCGGCCGTCAGGTCGCGTTCCTCGGCCTCGACGTCAACGACCAGGCCGCCGCCGGCCGGCGGCTGCTCGCCGCCGCGCAGCCGAGCTACCCCAGCTACGCCGGCGCAAGCGGCGCGGCCGGCTCCGGCCTGCCCGGCTTCTTCGGGCTGCCGACGACGTTCTTCCTCGATCGCGCCGGGCGCGTGATCGCGACCCATCAGGGCGAGTACCGGGACCGCGCGACGCTTGACGCCGACATCCGGCGACATCTGCTGGCCGGCATCGGCAGCGGGTAG
- a CDS encoding QcrA and Rieske domain-containing protein encodes MIALLMAATLSAAGFIVVYAIDRIGSQTQLLGLALALCLVFLAAALTIVGQRLVVTEDNEEDYPPPGHPEAQQDLVQIVEESGSRITRKRLLTAAGGTAATALGAAIVTPALSLGPWLDTSSLKHSPWRRGLRLIGSDGLPLFADHVAVGTFYTAFPEHANRDDLASSVVVVRLPTADLRLPAERRAWAPQGILAYSKICTHAGCAIALYRKPTFAPEQPRPALVCPCHYSTFDPARGGKVLFGPAGRPLPQLPLTIGNDGIVRAAGDFSGPVGPSWSSVRRGRAT; translated from the coding sequence GTGATCGCCCTGCTGATGGCCGCCACGCTCAGCGCCGCGGGGTTCATCGTCGTCTACGCCATCGACCGGATCGGCAGCCAGACGCAGCTGCTCGGCCTCGCGCTCGCGCTGTGCCTGGTCTTCCTGGCGGCCGCGCTGACGATCGTCGGGCAGCGGCTCGTCGTGACCGAGGACAACGAGGAGGACTACCCGCCGCCCGGTCATCCCGAGGCGCAGCAGGATCTGGTCCAGATCGTCGAGGAGAGCGGAAGCCGCATCACGCGCAAGCGGCTGCTGACCGCGGCCGGCGGCACCGCCGCGACCGCGCTGGGCGCCGCGATCGTGACCCCGGCCCTGTCTCTGGGACCGTGGCTGGACACCTCCAGCCTCAAGCACTCGCCGTGGCGCCGCGGGCTGCGGCTGATCGGCAGCGACGGGCTCCCGCTCTTCGCCGACCACGTCGCCGTGGGCACGTTCTACACCGCCTTCCCCGAGCACGCCAACCGCGACGACCTCGCCTCGTCGGTGGTCGTGGTGCGCCTGCCGACGGCAGACCTGCGGCTGCCGGCGGAGCGGCGCGCATGGGCACCGCAGGGCATCCTGGCCTACTCGAAGATCTGCACGCACGCCGGCTGCGCGATCGCGCTGTACCGCAAGCCGACGTTCGCGCCCGAGCAGCCGCGTCCCGCGCTCGTGTGCCCGTGCCACTACTCGACGTTCGACCCCGCCCGCGGCGGCAAGGTGCTCTTCGGTCCCGCGGGCCGGCCCCTGCCGCAGCTGCCGCTGACCATCGGCAACGACGGGATCGTGCGCGCCGCCGGGGACTTCTCGGGCCCGGTCGGCCCCTCGTGGAGCAGCGTGCGGCGGGGTCGGGCGACGTGA
- the qcrB gene encoding cytochrome bc1 complex cytochrome b subunit encodes MRLQRVVSAIDERSGASPLFVKALRYLFPDHWSFLLGEVALYAFMVLVGTGIYLTLFFEPSLGQTTYHGTYAPLQGAHMSEAYKSAIDISFRYKAGLLMRQTHHWAADVFVAAIVVHLMRVFFTGAFRKPRELTWVVGLAILFSALLEGYLGYSMVDDLLSGMGLAIGYGVALSLPVIGGNLGVGLWGSPFPGDHAFESRMYIGHVLIFPVLIGLLIGLHLTLVAARHHTQFAKRPRQTNRRLVGVPAFPGQAPRSLALLLAVAAVLFALGGLVQINPIWQWGPYETSLGTNGAQPDWYLGWLIGALRLMPGFDVTIGDYTLIPNPFWGGVLFPIVVLGVLVAVPWAERRLTGDRGVHNLADRPRDAPRRTAFGVAFLTWVGLIFFAGSADRLYVFLGVSYESMIWIYRAVTVAVPIGLFLVVLAVCRQLQEGDRQQADRERAEREAEDAEREAGRGLQLDGGEPPRAPAAGP; translated from the coding sequence GTGAGGCTGCAGCGCGTCGTCTCGGCCATCGACGAGCGCAGCGGGGCCTCGCCGCTGTTCGTCAAGGCCCTGCGCTACCTGTTCCCCGACCACTGGTCGTTCCTGCTCGGCGAGGTCGCGCTCTACGCGTTCATGGTGCTCGTCGGCACCGGGATCTACCTCACCCTGTTCTTCGAGCCCAGCCTCGGGCAGACGACCTACCACGGCACGTACGCCCCGCTCCAGGGTGCGCACATGAGCGAGGCCTACAAGTCGGCCATCGACATCTCGTTCCGCTACAAGGCCGGGCTGCTCATGCGCCAGACCCACCACTGGGCCGCCGACGTCTTCGTGGCCGCCATCGTGGTGCACCTCATGCGCGTCTTCTTCACCGGCGCGTTCCGCAAGCCGCGCGAGCTGACGTGGGTCGTCGGCCTGGCCATCCTGTTCAGCGCGCTGCTGGAGGGCTACCTCGGCTACTCCATGGTCGACGACCTGCTCTCGGGCATGGGCCTGGCCATCGGCTACGGCGTCGCGCTCTCGCTGCCGGTCATCGGCGGCAACCTCGGCGTCGGCCTGTGGGGCTCGCCGTTCCCGGGCGACCACGCGTTCGAGTCGCGGATGTACATCGGGCACGTCCTGATCTTCCCGGTGCTGATCGGCCTGCTGATCGGCCTGCACCTCACGCTCGTCGCGGCGCGACACCACACGCAGTTCGCCAAGCGCCCCCGCCAGACCAACAGGCGGCTGGTCGGCGTGCCGGCGTTCCCCGGCCAGGCGCCGCGCTCGCTGGCGCTGCTGCTGGCCGTCGCCGCGGTGCTCTTCGCGCTCGGCGGCCTCGTCCAGATCAACCCGATCTGGCAGTGGGGCCCCTACGAGACGTCCCTGGGCACCAACGGCGCCCAGCCCGACTGGTACCTGGGCTGGCTGATCGGCGCCCTGCGGCTGATGCCGGGCTTCGACGTCACGATCGGCGATTACACGCTCATCCCCAACCCGTTCTGGGGCGGGGTGCTGTTCCCGATCGTCGTGCTCGGCGTCCTGGTGGCGGTGCCATGGGCCGAACGGCGTCTCACGGGGGACCGCGGCGTCCACAACCTCGCCGACCGGCCCCGCGACGCGCCCAGGCGCACCGCGTTCGGTGTCGCCTTCCTGACCTGGGTGGGGCTGATCTTCTTCGCCGGCAGCGCCGACCGCCTGTACGTCTTCCTCGGCGTCAGCTACGAGTCGATGATCTGGATCTACCGGGCGGTCACCGTCGCGGTGCCGATCGGGCTCTTCCTCGTGGTGCTCGCCGTCTGCCGGCAACTGCAGGAGGGCGACCGCCAGCAGGCGGACCGCGAGCGCGCCGAGCGCGAGGCGGAGGACGCCGAGCGCGAGGCGGGCCGCGGGCTTCAACTGGACGGCGGCGAGCCGCCGCGGGCGCCGGCGGCGGGCCCGTAG
- a CDS encoding cytochrome c oxidase subunit 3: MSSVPRSLQATDPAAVRAVAARRRAAPSGWWGMLLLIGTEATLLAALVATYWYLRFRATSWPPPGVPEPKVVLPLILLGVLLATSIPMQAAARAARTGRLSATRSLLILALLVQAGYLAVQIVELRLDLLDFSPTRTAYGSAYFAMVVAHHVHVAVGLALSLGMLGRLLGGLTEYRTIGVRAITLYWHFVNVMAIVVVLTQISAAL; encoded by the coding sequence ATGAGCTCGGTCCCGCGCAGCCTGCAGGCCACCGACCCCGCCGCCGTGCGGGCGGTCGCCGCCCGCCGGCGCGCGGCGCCGAGCGGCTGGTGGGGCATGCTGCTGCTGATCGGGACGGAGGCGACGCTGCTCGCGGCGCTCGTCGCGACGTACTGGTACCTGCGCTTTCGGGCCACGAGCTGGCCGCCGCCGGGCGTGCCCGAGCCGAAGGTCGTGCTGCCGCTGATCCTGCTCGGCGTGCTGCTCGCCACGAGCATCCCCATGCAGGCCGCGGCACGCGCCGCGCGCACCGGGCGCCTGAGCGCCACCCGGTCCCTGCTGATCCTCGCGCTGCTCGTGCAGGCCGGCTACCTGGCCGTGCAGATCGTCGAGCTGCGCCTCGACCTGCTCGACTTCAGCCCCACCCGCACGGCGTACGGCTCGGCCTACTTCGCCATGGTCGTCGCCCACCACGTCCACGTGGCGGTCGGCCTGGCGCTCAGCCTCGGGATGCTGGGGCGCCTGCTCGGCGGCCTCACCGAGTACCGCACGATCGGCGTCCGCGCGATCACGCTGTACTGGCACTTCGTCAACGTCATGGCGATCGTCGTCGTGCTGACCCAGATCTCGGCGGCGCTGTGA
- a CDS encoding cytochrome c oxidase assembly protein codes for MLGWWSLDPLALAPVAAAGVGYAVRARRLRRRGRPVERRRVAWFALGLGLVVVALVSPLDRLGEERVFYLHMGQHLLLGDLAPLAVVMGLDGRLLRPLLALAPVRRLRWTGHPLVALPLWAMTLWGWHLPPLYQAALAHSGVHALEHMMFFATGALAWAAVVEPLPGPRWMGTAQKAVYVLVMRIIGGTLALTLIWSGHVFYPNYGPGEQRWGIAPLTDQAIGGGLMFVEGGTITVVAFSLLFLRWVREAEVRQALLDGGASAEAAARAARYGPAAGARGGSPPSS; via the coding sequence ATGCTCGGATGGTGGTCGCTCGACCCGTTGGCCCTCGCGCCGGTCGCCGCGGCCGGCGTCGGCTACGCGGTCCGAGCCCGGAGGCTGCGCCGCCGGGGCCGGCCGGTGGAGCGTCGCCGGGTCGCCTGGTTCGCGCTCGGGCTGGGGCTGGTGGTGGTCGCGCTGGTCTCGCCGCTGGACCGCCTCGGCGAGGAGCGCGTGTTCTACCTGCACATGGGCCAGCACCTGCTGCTCGGCGACCTTGCGCCGCTCGCGGTCGTCATGGGCCTGGACGGCCGGCTCCTGCGCCCGCTGCTGGCGCTGGCGCCGGTGCGCCGCCTACGGTGGACGGGCCACCCGCTCGTCGCCCTGCCGCTGTGGGCGATGACGCTGTGGGGCTGGCACCTGCCGCCGCTGTACCAGGCGGCGCTCGCCCACTCCGGCGTCCACGCGCTCGAGCACATGATGTTCTTCGCGACGGGCGCGCTGGCGTGGGCGGCGGTCGTCGAGCCCCTGCCCGGGCCGCGTTGGATGGGCACCGCGCAGAAGGCGGTCTACGTCCTGGTCATGCGCATCATCGGCGGGACGCTGGCGCTCACGCTGATCTGGTCGGGCCACGTCTTCTACCCCAACTACGGCCCGGGCGAGCAGCGGTGGGGCATCGCGCCGCTGACCGACCAGGCCATCGGGGGCGGCCTGATGTTCGTCGAGGGCGGCACGATCACGGTCGTGGCGTTCTCCTTGCTGTTCCTGCGCTGGGTGCGCGAGGCCGAGGTGCGCCAGGCGCTGCTCGACGGCGGCGCCTCGGCCGAGGCCGCGGCCCGCGCGGCGCGCTACGGGCCCGCCGCCGGCGCCCGCGGCGGCTCGCCGCCGTCCAGTTGA